In the Streptomyces sp. f51 genome, one interval contains:
- the typA gene encoding translational GTPase TypA — MATRHDIRNVAIVAHVDHGKTTLVDAMLKQAGAFAAHAAESLDDRMMDSNDLEREKGITILAKNTAVKYHPKDGGDAITINIIDTPGHADFGGEVERGLSMVDAVVLLVDASEGPLPQTRFVLRKALRARLPVILCINKTDRPDSRIDEVVNEAYDLFLDLDADEDQIEFPIVYACARDGVASLTKPQDGTVPADSDSLEPFFSTILESVPAPSYDESAPLQAHVTNLDADNFLGRIALLRVEQGELRKGQTVTWIKRDGTMSNVRITELLMTEALTRKPAEVAGPGDICAVAGIPDIMIGETLADPENPIALPLITVDEPAISMTIGTNTSPLVGRGGTGKGADAKSAVKDRKVTARQVKDRLDRELVGNVSLRVLDTERPDAWEVQGRGELALAILVEQMRREGFELTIGKPQVVTQVIDGKVHEPVERMTIDVPEEHMGAVTQLMGVRKGRMDNMSNHGSGWVRLEFVVPSRGLIGFRTEFLTGTRGTGIAHSIHEGHEPWFGTLTTRNNGSLVADRSGAVTAFAMTNLQERGVLFTDPGTEVYEGMIVGENSRADDMDVNITKEKKLTNMRSASADTFEAIVPPRKLSLEQSLEFCRDDECVEVTPEAVRIRKVVLDQKERGRTASRAKHG, encoded by the coding sequence ATGGCCACGCGCCACGACATCCGCAACGTCGCCATCGTCGCCCACGTCGACCACGGCAAGACCACCCTGGTCGACGCCATGCTCAAGCAGGCCGGTGCCTTCGCCGCGCACGCCGCCGAGTCGCTCGACGATCGCATGATGGACTCGAACGACCTGGAACGTGAGAAGGGCATCACGATCCTGGCGAAGAACACGGCGGTCAAGTACCACCCGAAGGATGGCGGCGACGCCATCACGATCAACATCATCGACACCCCCGGCCACGCCGACTTCGGTGGTGAGGTCGAGCGCGGTCTGTCGATGGTGGACGCGGTCGTCCTGCTGGTCGACGCCTCCGAGGGCCCCCTGCCGCAGACCCGCTTCGTGCTGCGCAAGGCGCTCCGGGCCCGCCTGCCCGTCATCCTGTGCATCAACAAGACGGACCGCCCGGACTCGCGCATCGACGAGGTCGTGAACGAGGCCTACGACCTCTTCCTCGACCTGGACGCCGACGAGGACCAGATCGAGTTCCCGATCGTCTACGCGTGTGCGCGTGACGGCGTCGCGTCGCTGACCAAGCCGCAGGACGGCACCGTCCCGGCCGACAGCGACAGCCTGGAGCCGTTCTTCTCCACGATCCTCGAGTCCGTCCCGGCCCCGTCCTACGACGAGTCCGCGCCGCTCCAGGCCCACGTGACCAACCTGGACGCCGACAACTTCCTCGGCCGTATCGCGCTGCTGCGCGTCGAGCAGGGCGAGCTGCGCAAGGGCCAGACCGTCACGTGGATCAAGCGCGACGGCACGATGTCCAACGTGCGCATCACCGAGCTGCTGATGACCGAGGCGCTCACCCGCAAGCCCGCCGAGGTGGCCGGCCCCGGTGACATCTGCGCCGTCGCCGGTATCCCGGACATCATGATCGGCGAGACCCTCGCCGACCCCGAGAACCCGATCGCGCTGCCGCTGATCACGGTCGACGAGCCGGCGATCTCCATGACCATCGGCACCAACACCTCGCCGCTCGTCGGCCGCGGTGGCACGGGCAAGGGCGCGGACGCCAAGTCCGCGGTCAAGGACCGCAAGGTCACCGCCCGCCAGGTCAAGGACCGCCTCGACCGCGAACTGGTCGGCAACGTCTCGCTGCGCGTGCTCGACACCGAGCGCCCGGACGCCTGGGAGGTCCAGGGCCGCGGTGAGCTCGCGCTCGCCATCCTGGTCGAGCAGATGCGCCGCGAGGGCTTCGAGCTGACCATCGGCAAGCCGCAGGTGGTCACCCAGGTCATCGACGGCAAGGTCCACGAGCCGGTCGAGCGCATGACGATCGACGTGCCCGAGGAGCACATGGGCGCGGTCACGCAGCTCATGGGTGTCCGCAAGGGCCGTATGGACAACATGTCGAACCACGGCTCCGGCTGGGTCCGTCTGGAGTTCGTCGTCCCGTCCCGCGGCCTCATCGGCTTCCGGACCGAGTTCCTGACCGGCACGCGCGGCACGGGCATCGCCCACTCCATCCACGAGGGCCACGAGCCGTGGTTCGGCACCCTGACGACCCGTAACAACGGCTCGCTCGTCGCCGACCGCTCCGGCGCCGTCACCGCGTTCGCGATGACGAACCTCCAGGAGCGCGGTGTGCTGTTCACCGACCCCGGCACCGAGGTGTACGAGGGCATGATCGTCGGCGAGAACTCGCGCGCCGACGACATGGACGTGAACATCACCAAGGAGAAGAAGCTCACGAACATGCGGTCCGCGTCGGCCGACACGTTCGAGGCGATCGTCCCGCCGCGCAAGCTCTCCCTGGAGCAGTCGCTGGAGTTCTGCCGCGACGACGAGTGCGTCGAGGTGACCCCGGAGGCCGTTCGCATCCGCAAGGTCGTCCTCGACCAGAAGGAGCGCGGCCGCACCGCGAGCCGCGCCAAGCACGGCTGA
- a CDS encoding ABC transporter permease: MMWTRFKRDRSGVISAYVVGFFFLIGVLAPLIGKLYGKNPYTVYADERPELFDSAGVPLQPNGGISSEFWFGLEPGNGYDVFTKLIFGIRTSLMISVAVTVTVVLTGILLGVTAGYIGGRVDYGISRVIDFLLAFPSQLFFIASMPVVVSLFVSPRDETPTYVRVIALIAVQWALGWMSLARILRGTALALREREFIEAAKVSGASPWRIIRKEVLPNVVTPLLVQTTYLLPNFVTIEAGLSFLGVGIVEPTPDWGQMFSKASTELVLQNDITYMFFPGVSMIIFVVAFNLLGDSVRDAFDPKTAR, from the coding sequence CTGATGTGGACCCGTTTCAAGAGGGACCGCTCGGGGGTCATCTCCGCCTACGTCGTGGGGTTCTTCTTCCTGATCGGGGTGCTCGCCCCGCTGATCGGCAAGCTGTACGGCAAGAATCCGTACACGGTGTACGCGGACGAGCGCCCCGAGCTGTTCGACAGCGCCGGTGTGCCGCTCCAGCCCAACGGCGGTATCAGCAGCGAGTTCTGGTTCGGCCTGGAGCCGGGCAACGGCTACGACGTCTTCACCAAGCTGATCTTCGGCATCAGGACCTCGCTGATGATCTCCGTGGCGGTGACGGTCACGGTCGTGCTCACCGGCATCCTGCTGGGAGTCACCGCCGGCTACATCGGCGGAAGGGTCGACTACGGCATCAGCCGTGTCATCGACTTCCTGCTGGCCTTCCCCTCGCAGCTGTTCTTCATCGCGAGCATGCCGGTCGTGGTCTCGCTCTTCGTGAGCCCGCGCGACGAGACACCGACCTACGTACGGGTGATCGCGCTGATCGCCGTCCAGTGGGCGCTCGGCTGGATGAGCCTCGCCCGCATCCTGCGGGGAACCGCACTCGCCCTGCGCGAGAGGGAGTTCATCGAAGCGGCCAAGGTGAGCGGGGCTTCCCCCTGGCGGATCATCCGCAAGGAAGTGCTGCCCAACGTGGTGACACCGCTCCTGGTGCAGACCACCTATCTGCTCCCCAACTTCGTGACGATCGAGGCGGGTCTTTCGTTCCTCGGCGTCGGGATCGTCGAACCGACGCCCGACTGGGGCCAGATGTTCTCCAAGGCATCCACGGAACTCGTCCTCCAGAACGACATCACCTACATGTTCTTCCCGGGCGTCTCGATGATCATTTTCGTCGTCGCGTTCAACCTGCTCGGGGATTCGGTCAGGGACGCCTTCGATCCCAAGACGGCTCGCTGA
- a CDS encoding ABC transporter substrate-binding protein, which produces MSRGGRHAYAAISVLAAGALVLTGCSKGGSDKGNNNNKDKENAQRQQASIKFGSTADSTGPAAEVPGAKSGGTMEVLQRDSYAHLDPAQIYVSDEGSLATLIHRGLTGYKSTSDDGSKHEIVGDLATDSGTTTDGGKTWKYTLKDGIKFEDGSAITSKDVRQTFERLFAPFINQGPPYIQQWLANSPGADYRKLLKDGPYKGKHLPDSILQTPDAKTVVFKFQTPHPDLPYALAMAGYAVVSAKGDTKTKYDRAPVTTGPYKIQSFKSGKSMVLVKNTNWDPKTDPIRHQYVDQFNITFNQQFETSTKTLLADTGADQAGVSFNNQVDAGNLSKVLADPKMKSRTVSGFQPYVGQMNINMTHPALKDKKVREAIAYALPITPFVRAYGGTDAMEVAGGLISPTVSGYDASFDPFGKKKKPAGDPEKAKALLKEAGKVGMKLTFGYINTPEGQQYSTAMAAGLQKAGFNVQRQEIPAETYYDQVGKVDNNYDIFHTAWGADWPSASTVIPPLYDGRAIADGAQNYSHVNDPKVNADIDRINKITDPVKGAAEWEKVDQYLVKDIVNVVPTAYYKQSQIAGSKVGGLVYDDVIGGVDPRRLFVK; this is translated from the coding sequence ATGAGTAGGGGCGGACGCCACGCATACGCCGCAATCTCTGTGCTCGCGGCGGGAGCTCTCGTGCTCACCGGTTGCAGCAAGGGCGGCAGCGACAAGGGGAACAACAACAACAAGGACAAGGAGAACGCGCAGCGGCAGCAGGCGTCGATCAAGTTCGGCAGCACCGCCGACTCCACGGGCCCCGCGGCCGAGGTACCCGGCGCGAAGAGCGGCGGCACGATGGAGGTGCTCCAGCGTGACAGCTACGCGCACCTCGACCCGGCCCAGATCTACGTCTCCGACGAGGGGTCCCTCGCCACGCTGATCCACCGTGGTCTGACCGGCTACAAGTCCACGAGCGACGACGGCTCCAAGCACGAGATCGTCGGCGACCTCGCCACCGACTCCGGCACCACGACGGACGGCGGCAAGACCTGGAAGTACACGCTCAAGGACGGCATCAAGTTCGAGGACGGCTCGGCGATCACGTCCAAGGACGTCCGCCAGACCTTCGAGCGCCTCTTCGCCCCGTTCATCAACCAGGGCCCGCCCTACATCCAGCAGTGGCTCGCCAACAGCCCGGGCGCGGACTACCGCAAGCTGCTGAAGGACGGCCCCTACAAGGGCAAGCACCTGCCGGACAGCATCCTCCAGACGCCGGACGCGAAGACCGTCGTCTTCAAGTTCCAGACGCCGCACCCCGACCTGCCGTACGCCCTCGCCATGGCGGGCTACGCGGTCGTCTCGGCCAAGGGCGACACCAAGACGAAGTACGACCGGGCGCCCGTGACGACCGGACCGTACAAGATCCAGTCGTTCAAGTCCGGCAAGTCGATGGTCCTCGTGAAGAACACCAACTGGGACCCGAAGACGGACCCGATCCGTCACCAGTACGTGGACCAGTTCAACATCACGTTCAACCAGCAGTTCGAGACGTCCACCAAGACGCTGCTCGCGGACACCGGCGCCGACCAGGCCGGCGTCAGCTTCAACAACCAGGTCGACGCGGGCAACCTCTCCAAGGTCCTCGCCGACCCGAAGATGAAGTCCCGTACGGTCTCGGGCTTCCAGCCCTACGTCGGCCAGATGAACATCAACATGACCCACCCGGCCCTGAAGGACAAGAAGGTCCGCGAGGCCATCGCCTACGCCCTGCCGATCACGCCGTTCGTGCGTGCCTACGGCGGCACCGACGCGATGGAGGTCGCCGGCGGTCTCATCAGCCCGACCGTCAGCGGCTACGACGCCTCCTTCGACCCGTTCGGCAAGAAGAAGAAGCCGGCCGGTGACCCGGAGAAGGCCAAGGCCCTGCTGAAGGAAGCCGGCAAGGTGGGCATGAAGCTGACCTTCGGCTACATCAACACCCCCGAGGGCCAGCAGTACTCCACCGCCATGGCGGCGGGTCTCCAGAAGGCGGGCTTCAACGTCCAGCGCCAGGAGATCCCGGCGGAGACCTACTACGACCAGGTCGGCAAGGTCGACAACAACTACGACATCTTCCACACCGCGTGGGGTGCCGACTGGCCGTCCGCCTCGACCGTGATCCCGCCGCTGTACGACGGCCGCGCGATCGCCGACGGCGCGCAGAACTACTCGCACGTCAACGACCCCAAGGTGAACGCGGACATCGACCGCATCAACAAGATCACCGACCCGGTCAAGGGCGCGGCCGAGTGGGAGAAGGTCGACCAGTACCTGGTCAAGGACATCGTCAACGTCGTCCCGACCGCGTACTACAAGCAGTCCCAGATCGCCGGCTCCAAGGTCGGCGGCCTGGTCTACGACGACGTGATCGGTGGCGTCGACCCGCGTCGCCTGTTCGTCAAGTAA
- a CDS encoding ABC transporter permease, whose product MLRFLIRRTLGAAVILFLLSIVAFLLFFGMPRDPGLLMCGKTCTPANLANIHHVLGLDKSIPEQYWIFLHNLVLGSNGFDQGPCPAPCFGYSYHTNEAVWGTLMDRLPTTVSLTLGAAVCFLVVGLGTGMLSAWKRGTLVDKTVTAGAMVLSSMQIYFLGPLALAALVYQSHLFDKPAYNDFTANPVSWFTGLIIPWVILSTIFASQYTRMARSSMIEQLQEEHVRTARAKGMSRKYVFFRYAWRGSLIPIVTIFGIDLGSLLGGAIITEYTFGLPGLGKLAVESVFFSDLPLLLGVMLFSAAMILLFNIIVDACYAFIDPRVRLS is encoded by the coding sequence ATGCTGCGCTTCCTCATTCGCCGGACACTCGGCGCCGCCGTCATTCTCTTCCTGCTGAGTATCGTCGCGTTCCTGCTGTTCTTCGGGATGCCGAGGGACCCGGGCCTGCTGATGTGCGGCAAGACCTGCACGCCCGCCAACCTCGCGAACATCCATCATGTGCTCGGCCTCGACAAGTCGATCCCCGAGCAGTACTGGATCTTCCTGCACAACCTCGTGCTGGGCAGCAACGGCTTCGACCAGGGACCGTGCCCCGCACCCTGTTTCGGGTACTCGTACCACACCAATGAGGCGGTCTGGGGCACGCTGATGGACCGCCTGCCCACGACGGTGTCGCTGACCCTGGGGGCCGCGGTGTGCTTCCTGGTCGTCGGCCTCGGCACGGGCATGCTCTCCGCGTGGAAGCGCGGCACGCTCGTGGACAAGACGGTCACCGCCGGCGCGATGGTGCTCAGCTCGATGCAGATCTACTTCCTCGGCCCGCTGGCCCTGGCGGCCCTCGTCTACCAGAGCCACCTCTTCGACAAGCCCGCCTACAACGACTTCACCGCGAACCCGGTCAGCTGGTTCACCGGACTGATCATCCCCTGGGTGATCCTGTCCACGATCTTCGCCTCGCAGTACACCCGTATGGCGCGCTCGTCGATGATCGAGCAGCTCCAGGAGGAACACGTCCGCACCGCGCGGGCCAAGGGCATGTCCCGCAAGTACGTCTTCTTCCGCTACGCCTGGCGCGGTTCGCTCATCCCCATCGTCACCATCTTCGGCATCGACCTCGGCTCGCTGCTGGGCGGCGCGATCATCACCGAGTACACCTTCGGACTGCCCGGCCTCGGCAAGCTCGCCGTCGAATCGGTGTTCTTCAGCGACCTGCCCCTGCTGCTGGGCGTGATGCTCTTCTCCGCCGCCATGATCCTTCTGTTCAACATCATCGTGGATGCCTGCTACGCCTTCATCGACCCGCGCGTGCGGCTGTCCTAG
- a CDS encoding ABC transporter ATP-binding protein: protein MTTLTKESGAGTPADQGPFLSVRDLYVRFKTEDGVVKAVDGLSFDLERGKTLGIVGESGSGKSVTNLTILGLHNPMFTSIEGEIVLDGQELITARESELEKVRGNKAAMIFQDPLTALSPYYTVGRQIAEPFWKHTGASKKAAWDRAVEMLGKVGIPNPKERAKDYPHQFSGGMRQRAMIAMALVCDPDLLIADEPTTALDVTVQAQILDLLKNLQQEFGSAIIFITHDLGVIADMADDIMVMYAGGAVERGTVNEVLRAPQHPYTWGLLNSMPRLDSDLDTPLAPIPGAPPSLLRPPSGCRFHPRCTFQGEVGGARCVDELPLLPAGRGGACHLTAEQKQTIFIEQIKPRLR from the coding sequence GTGACCACTCTGACCAAGGAATCGGGCGCCGGCACCCCTGCGGACCAGGGTCCCTTCCTGTCGGTGCGTGACCTGTACGTCCGGTTCAAGACCGAGGACGGTGTCGTCAAGGCCGTCGACGGGCTCTCCTTCGACCTCGAACGGGGCAAGACCCTCGGCATCGTGGGGGAGTCGGGCTCCGGCAAATCGGTGACCAACCTGACGATCCTCGGCCTGCACAACCCGATGTTCACGAGCATCGAGGGCGAGATCGTGCTCGACGGGCAGGAGCTGATCACCGCCCGCGAGTCGGAGTTGGAGAAGGTGCGCGGCAACAAGGCCGCGATGATCTTCCAGGACCCGCTGACGGCGCTGTCCCCGTACTACACGGTGGGCCGGCAGATCGCCGAGCCGTTCTGGAAGCACACCGGGGCGTCGAAGAAGGCCGCCTGGGACCGGGCGGTGGAGATGCTCGGCAAGGTCGGCATCCCCAACCCCAAGGAGCGGGCGAAGGACTATCCGCACCAGTTCTCCGGCGGTATGCGCCAGCGCGCGATGATCGCGATGGCACTGGTCTGCGACCCCGACCTGCTGATCGCCGACGAGCCGACCACCGCGCTCGACGTCACCGTGCAGGCCCAGATCCTCGACCTCCTGAAGAACCTCCAGCAGGAGTTCGGCTCGGCCATCATCTTCATCACGCACGACCTCGGCGTCATCGCCGACATGGCCGACGACATCATGGTGATGTACGCGGGCGGGGCGGTGGAGCGCGGCACGGTGAACGAGGTGCTGCGCGCGCCCCAGCACCCTTACACCTGGGGCCTGCTGAACTCGATGCCGCGCCTCGACTCGGACCTCGACACCCCGCTGGCCCCCATCCCCGGCGCGCCGCCCTCCCTGCTGAGGCCGCCGTCGGGCTGCCGGTTCCACCCCCGCTGCACCTTCCAGGGCGAGGTCGGGGGCGCGCGCTGCGTGGACGAGCTCCCGCTGCTGCCGGCGGGCCGGGGAGGCGCGTGCCACCTCACGGCCGAGCAGAAGCAGACCATTTTCATCGAGCAGATCAAGCCCCGGCTGCGGTAG
- a CDS encoding oligopeptide/dipeptide ABC transporter ATP-binding protein, with protein sequence MKEDVEKDVTAGAATLPAPRAAGSDGSAEPLLVVDNLVKHFPVKGGFPIRRTIGAVQAVDGIDLTVNVGESFGLVGESGCGKSTTGRLITRLLEPTAGSIKYRGQDISHASRKELAPVRSEIQMIFQDPYSSLNPRQTVGKIISAPMEVNGIEPPGGREKRVRELLEIVGLNPEHYNRFPHEFSGGQRQRIGVARALAPEPKLIVADEPVSALDVSIQAQVVNLLQKVQNELGIAFLFIAHDLAVVRHFSQRVAVMYLGKVIEVGDRGSIYTRPRHPYTHALLSAVPEVELEASDKAPRERIRLAGDVPSPISPPSGCRFRTRCWKAQDKCAQEEPPLVRLSGNREGHLTACHFPEDPTTEARDEDIVLDPALVALEDTP encoded by the coding sequence ATGAAGGAAGACGTCGAGAAGGACGTCACCGCGGGCGCCGCCACGCTGCCCGCCCCGCGCGCCGCCGGCTCCGACGGCTCGGCCGAGCCGCTGCTGGTGGTCGACAACCTCGTCAAGCACTTCCCGGTCAAGGGCGGCTTCCCCATCCGGCGCACCATCGGCGCGGTGCAGGCCGTGGACGGCATCGACCTCACCGTGAACGTGGGCGAGAGCTTCGGTCTCGTGGGGGAGTCGGGCTGCGGCAAGTCGACGACCGGACGCCTGATCACGCGTCTGCTGGAGCCGACGGCCGGCAGCATCAAGTACCGCGGCCAGGACATCAGTCACGCCAGCCGCAAGGAACTGGCGCCGGTCCGCTCCGAGATCCAGATGATCTTCCAGGACCCCTATTCGTCGCTGAACCCGCGCCAGACCGTCGGCAAGATCATCTCCGCGCCGATGGAGGTCAACGGGATCGAGCCGCCCGGCGGCCGCGAGAAGCGGGTCCGGGAGCTGCTGGAGATCGTCGGTCTCAACCCCGAGCACTACAACCGCTTCCCGCACGAGTTCTCCGGCGGCCAGCGCCAGCGCATCGGCGTGGCCCGCGCGCTCGCGCCCGAGCCGAAGCTGATCGTCGCGGACGAGCCGGTCTCCGCCCTGGACGTCTCCATCCAGGCGCAGGTGGTCAACCTGCTCCAGAAGGTGCAGAACGAACTGGGCATCGCGTTCCTGTTCATCGCCCACGACCTGGCGGTGGTACGGCACTTCTCGCAGCGCGTCGCCGTCATGTACCTCGGCAAGGTGATCGAGGTCGGCGACCGGGGTTCGATCTACACCCGGCCCCGGCACCCCTACACCCACGCCCTGCTCTCCGCCGTCCCCGAGGTCGAACTGGAGGCGTCCGACAAGGCTCCCCGGGAGCGCATCCGGCTCGCGGGCGACGTGCCGTCCCCCATCTCCCCGCCGTCGGGCTGCCGCTTCCGCACCCGCTGCTGGAAGGCGCAGGACAAGTGCGCCCAGGAGGAGCCGCCGCTGGTCCGTCTGTCGGGCAACCGCGAGGGTCACCTGACGGCGTGCCACTTCCCGGAGGACCCGACCACCGAGGCCCGCGACGAGGACATCGTGCTGGACCCGGCACTGGTGGCCCTGGAGGACACTCCCTAG
- a CDS encoding class I SAM-dependent methyltransferase, whose amino-acid sequence MTDRSFSDVSLAALYDALNPWGPSDDFYLDLVMSARSVLDVGCGTGRLLTRARRAGHEGRLCGLDPAAAMLVQARGRADVEWVLGDLGSVRWEREFDLVVMTGHAFQVLLGDEEVRSALAAVRQALGDGGRFVFETRNPGARAWETWRPDRAREVRDADGNAVRVRHEVEAPVLGDRVTFSETFEHAGWGCPRVSRSTLRFLGADALRGFLGEAGFVVREQYGDWARRPPSPTAPEIITVAGRA is encoded by the coding sequence ATGACTGACCGTTCGTTCAGTGACGTCTCGCTCGCCGCCCTGTACGACGCGCTGAATCCGTGGGGACCGAGCGACGACTTCTACCTGGATCTGGTGATGTCCGCACGGTCCGTGCTCGATGTCGGATGCGGGACGGGACGCCTGCTGACACGTGCCCGGCGGGCCGGTCACGAGGGGCGCCTGTGCGGGCTGGATCCCGCCGCGGCGATGCTGGTGCAGGCACGCGGGCGGGCCGACGTCGAGTGGGTGCTCGGGGACCTCGGATCGGTGCGCTGGGAGCGGGAGTTCGACCTCGTGGTGATGACCGGGCACGCCTTCCAGGTGCTGCTGGGCGACGAGGAGGTGCGCTCCGCGCTGGCCGCCGTGCGGCAGGCCCTGGGCGACGGAGGGCGGTTCGTCTTCGAGACCCGCAATCCCGGCGCCCGGGCGTGGGAGACCTGGCGGCCGGACCGGGCGCGCGAGGTGCGCGACGCGGACGGGAACGCCGTACGGGTACGGCACGAGGTGGAGGCCCCGGTGCTCGGGGACCGTGTGACGTTCAGCGAGACGTTCGAGCACGCGGGCTGGGGGTGCCCGAGGGTCAGCCGCAGCACGCTGCGGTTCCTGGGAGCGGACGCCCTGCGCGGGTTCCTCGGCGAGGCCGGGTTCGTCGTGCGGGAGCAGTACGGGGACTGGGCGCGCCGGCCGCCCTCCCCCACCGCACCCGAGATCATCACGGTCGCCGGCCGGGCCTGA
- a CDS encoding VOC family protein: protein MLHHVELWVPDLERAVRSWGWLLERLGYAPYQDWPDGRSWRLGETYLVFEQSPALTAGRHDRLRPGLNHLAFHVASGAELDVLVAEAPAHGWTLLFPDRHPHAGGPGHRAAYLENGDGFEAELVARPDGPPHGGTPGQQQPQDGWLTSRREPPSRGC from the coding sequence ATGCTGCACCACGTCGAGCTGTGGGTACCTGATCTGGAGCGGGCCGTGCGCTCCTGGGGCTGGCTGCTGGAGCGGCTGGGGTACGCGCCGTACCAGGACTGGCCGGACGGCCGCAGCTGGCGGCTGGGAGAGACCTACCTCGTCTTCGAGCAGTCCCCCGCCCTGACCGCCGGCCGCCACGACCGTCTGCGCCCGGGACTGAACCACCTCGCCTTCCACGTCGCGAGCGGAGCCGAACTCGACGTTCTCGTCGCCGAGGCCCCGGCACACGGTTGGACGCTCCTGTTCCCCGACCGGCACCCCCACGCGGGCGGTCCCGGCCACCGGGCCGCCTATCTGGAGAACGGCGACGGATTCGAGGCGGAACTGGTGGCCAGGCCGGACGGGCCGCCGCACGGCGGAACCCCCGGACAACAGCAGCCGCAGGACGGATGGTTGACGTCGAGACGCGAGCCGCCTTCCCGGGGATGTTAA
- a CDS encoding DinB family protein — protein sequence MTSQKRTDRPPAWDERTQLATFLDYARATARAKCEGLSAEDARKAPLPGSPLMTLSGLINHLRWVEYYWFQVVFLGEEDKGPWTDEDPDREMRIAVDLPLSQLLDEYEEQSSRYSELVAAHDLDARAERPGRDGRHVDLRWIVLHLVEETARHNGHIDILRELADGRTGD from the coding sequence ATGACTTCACAGAAACGAACGGACAGGCCCCCGGCCTGGGACGAGCGCACCCAGCTGGCCACCTTCCTCGACTACGCCCGTGCCACCGCCCGCGCCAAGTGCGAGGGCTTGTCGGCGGAGGACGCCCGCAAGGCTCCGCTGCCCGGATCGCCGCTGATGACGCTGAGCGGGCTGATCAACCATCTCCGCTGGGTCGAGTACTACTGGTTCCAGGTGGTCTTCCTCGGCGAGGAGGACAAGGGTCCCTGGACGGACGAGGACCCCGACCGCGAGATGCGCATCGCCGTCGACCTCCCGCTGTCGCAGCTGCTCGACGAGTACGAGGAACAGAGCTCCCGCTACAGCGAGTTGGTGGCCGCCCACGACCTCGACGCCAGGGCCGAGCGGCCCGGCCGCGACGGCAGGCACGTGGACCTCCGCTGGATCGTCCTGCACCTCGTGGAGGAGACCGCCCGGCACAACGGCCACATCGACATCCTGCGCGAGCTGGCCGACGGCCGGACGGGGGACTGA
- a CDS encoding VOC family protein: protein MTEAPLSHPTIRTITFDCTGDPYDVGLFWSRLLGRPLHDDDKPGDPEAVIEDPSGGPTLLFVQVPEGKTVKNRVHLDLTPHGRTRDDEVERALSLGARRVADHIRPDGGGWVLLADPEGNEFCMERGPLEMGGA, encoded by the coding sequence ATGACCGAGGCACCGCTCTCGCACCCCACCATCCGTACGATCACCTTCGACTGCACCGGCGATCCCTACGACGTCGGGCTGTTCTGGAGCAGGCTGCTCGGCAGGCCGCTCCACGACGACGACAAGCCGGGTGACCCGGAGGCGGTCATCGAGGATCCGTCAGGCGGCCCGACCCTGCTGTTCGTTCAGGTCCCCGAGGGCAAGACGGTCAAGAACCGCGTCCACCTCGACCTGACCCCGCACGGCCGCACCCGCGACGACGAGGTCGAACGCGCCCTGTCCCTCGGCGCCCGCCGCGTCGCCGACCACATCCGCCCCGACGGCGGCGGCTGGGTCCTCCTCGCGGACCCGGAGGGCAACGAATTCTGCATGGAACGCGGCCCGTTGGAGATGGGCGGGGCCTGA